The Anaerolineae bacterium genome has a segment encoding these proteins:
- a CDS encoding UDP-N-acetylglucosamine 4,6-dehydratase: MNWNDKVVLITGGTGSFGKKFVQIMLEEYHPAKVIIFSRDEMKQHEMQTGGFNHPTLRYFIGDVRDLERLRRAMAGVDIVVHAAALKQVPACEYNPMEAIKTNILGSSNVIEAALDCNVEKVVALSTDKAVNPVNLYGATKLASEKLFVQSNAYAAGKPTRFSCVRYGNVVGSRGSVVPMFLKQRENGRLTITDTRMTRFWISLEDGVRFVIRCIEQMEGGEVFIPKSPSMRIVDLARAIAPDAQLEVIGIRAGEKLHEMLIHEDEARSTVELDDMYVVQPTTELWFGHSWQRRGKPLPEGFRYASDTNSHWLTIDEIQAIINALETEMA; this comes from the coding sequence ATGAATTGGAATGACAAAGTTGTCTTAATCACCGGAGGAACCGGATCCTTTGGCAAAAAATTTGTCCAGATCATGCTGGAGGAGTACCATCCCGCAAAAGTGATCATCTTCAGCCGCGATGAAATGAAACAGCATGAGATGCAGACGGGTGGCTTTAATCATCCCACCTTGCGCTATTTTATCGGGGATGTGCGCGATCTGGAACGTTTACGCCGCGCCATGGCTGGTGTAGATATCGTCGTCCACGCGGCTGCTCTCAAGCAGGTCCCGGCTTGTGAATACAATCCCATGGAAGCGATCAAAACAAATATTCTCGGCAGCAGCAATGTAATCGAAGCAGCTCTGGATTGCAATGTCGAAAAGGTTGTTGCTCTCAGCACTGATAAAGCCGTTAACCCGGTCAATCTCTATGGTGCAACCAAGCTGGCTTCGGAAAAACTGTTTGTGCAGAGCAATGCTTATGCAGCCGGAAAGCCGACCCGCTTTAGCTGTGTGCGCTACGGAAATGTGGTCGGCAGCCGTGGCAGTGTGGTGCCGATGTTCCTCAAACAGCGCGAAAACGGACGTCTGACGATCACGGATACGCGCATGACCCGCTTCTGGATCAGTTTGGAGGATGGTGTGCGCTTTGTTATCCGTTGCATCGAGCAGATGGAAGGTGGCGAGGTTTTTATCCCCAAGAGTCCGAGCATGCGCATCGTTGATCTTGCCAGAGCTATTGCGCCGGATGCCCAGTTGGAAGTTATCGGTATTCGAGCGGGCGAAAAATTGCACGAGATGCTTATTCACGAAGACGAAGCCCGTTCGACCGTGGAATTGGATGATATGTATGTGGTCCAGCCGACAACTGAACTATGGTTTGGACATAGCTGGCAAAGACGCGGTAAACCCCTGCCGGAAGGTTTCCGCTATGCCAGTGATACCAACTCACACTGGTTGACAATTGATGAAATCCAGGCCATTATCAACGCCCTCGAGACGGAGATGGCTTAG
- a CDS encoding Aliphatic amidase AmiE — MRVALIPLRTVPRQPATNLGRLVEILAQFEEQPVDLICLPECTLTGYLYTESDLATFAEPIPGPTTEKMGQLARRLRSYLCFGMLERQTSGFYNTAILLDPQGQIRLQHRKIVESPPFLCGKKVLCAQTEWGRMGLLICGDLFSEQLVAQVSGCADLLLVPMARSFEGRSPDFERWVNEERDAYLEAVSKARVLTLLVNAFEEDGEEAAFGGAMVISPQGTLLAESPHGSDQILVWESAPGDEKISG, encoded by the coding sequence ATGCGTGTCGCCCTGATCCCTCTGCGAACTGTGCCTCGTCAGCCGGCGACCAACCTTGGGCGGCTGGTTGAGATTCTCGCCCAATTCGAAGAGCAACCCGTCGATCTCATCTGTCTGCCTGAGTGCACCCTCACGGGCTATCTTTACACAGAGAGCGATTTGGCGACCTTTGCCGAACCCATTCCCGGACCGACCACCGAAAAGATGGGGCAACTGGCGCGCCGCTTGCGAAGCTACCTCTGTTTTGGGATGTTGGAACGTCAGACCAGCGGCTTTTATAACACCGCTATCCTGCTGGATCCGCAGGGGCAAATTCGCCTGCAGCACCGGAAAATCGTCGAAAGCCCGCCGTTTCTGTGCGGCAAGAAGGTGCTGTGCGCCCAAACGGAATGGGGGCGGATGGGGCTGTTGATTTGCGGGGACCTTTTTTCCGAGCAGCTTGTCGCCCAGGTCAGCGGTTGTGCGGACCTGTTGCTGGTGCCGATGGCGCGTAGTTTCGAGGGGCGCTCACCCGACTTCGAGCGCTGGGTGAACGAAGAGCGAGATGCCTATCTCGAGGCGGTGAGCAAAGCCCGCGTTCTCACGCTGCTGGTCAACGCGTTTGAGGAAGATGGCGAAGAAGCTGCCTTTGGAGGAGCGATGGTGATTTCGCCTCAGGGGACCTTGCTAGCCGAATCGCCGCATGGCAGTGACCAGATTCTGGTGTGGGAAAGCGCTCCAGGGGATGAGAAGATTAGCGGTTGA
- a CDS encoding Protein-tyrosine sulfotransferase 1 has product MSEYERLRDSAVFICGHPKSGTTLLLSLLDSHPQLLVYPVESVFFRGVWPRLWNLDHQERLSLAKRFLLHYFESQSADHKSMLEKYLSSVQQMDQLLPSDKVRHEGDYLSAAIFAFAQAHDLVLTSLRYWVEKTPFNELYADQIFRWWPDARCIHVVRDPRDNYATYRRKHPNLSPERFSRAWNSSLEMGLRNQRRYGKSHYLLLRYEDLLLDPEKTISDIALFLDIEKDESLYQPTKLGAAWQGNSMFNDRFAGISKRPLGRWKTELDQPDAAFIEVACRRGMNILNYERESALSFQSYWRMLRFYLVLTWRLPYSLKQAVRRHYGALPQ; this is encoded by the coding sequence ATGAGCGAATATGAGAGGTTAAGGGACTCGGCGGTATTTATTTGTGGTCATCCAAAATCTGGAACCACACTGTTGCTGAGCCTGCTTGACTCACACCCGCAACTGTTGGTTTATCCAGTCGAGTCAGTCTTCTTTCGCGGAGTTTGGCCTCGTTTGTGGAATCTTGACCATCAAGAAAGGCTTTCACTGGCAAAGCGTTTCTTGCTTCATTACTTTGAAAGCCAGAGCGCGGATCATAAAAGTATGTTAGAGAAATACCTGAGTAGTGTGCAGCAGATGGATCAATTGTTGCCCTCAGATAAGGTAAGACACGAGGGGGATTATCTCAGTGCAGCAATTTTTGCTTTTGCCCAGGCACATGATCTTGTCTTGACCTCTCTGCGATATTGGGTAGAAAAAACACCCTTCAATGAACTATACGCCGATCAAATTTTTCGCTGGTGGCCGGATGCTCGCTGTATCCACGTCGTGCGCGACCCGCGTGACAATTATGCAACGTATCGGCGCAAACATCCTAATTTGAGTCCTGAACGCTTCTCGCGGGCCTGGAATAGCAGTCTGGAGATGGGTCTCCGCAATCAACGGAGATACGGAAAGTCTCATTATCTCCTTCTTCGTTATGAGGATTTACTTCTCGACCCTGAAAAGACCATCTCAGATATCGCATTATTCCTGGATATCGAAAAGGATGAAAGTCTCTATCAGCCTACTAAACTTGGAGCGGCATGGCAGGGAAACTCCATGTTTAACGATCGGTTTGCAGGGATTAGTAAGCGTCCGCTTGGACGGTGGAAAACTGAGTTAGATCAACCGGATGCCGCGTTTATTGAAGTTGCATGCCGTAGAGGTATGAACATTTTGAATTATGAGCGCGAATCCGCTCTTTCTTTTCAGTCCTATTGGCGAATGTTGCGTTTCTATCTTGTACTGACTTGGCGTTTGCCTTACAGTCTCAAGCAAGCTGTTCGGCGTCACTATGGAGCGTTGCCGCAATAA
- a CDS encoding 3-deoxy-manno-octulosonate cytidylyltransferase: MKKSANPAKTIAIIQARRSSRRLPDKVLLDIGGKPMLQRVVERTLQATCLDEVVVATSVAPEDEAIVQLCKRLDVPVRQGSVFDVLDRYYQTALAFEAEVVVRITADCPLIDPRLIDQVVQAFFDWGRPSSPASLPDGEERENSLSLRESERRKEVISGQREVREPFWDFAANRLPPPWRRTFPIGLDVEVCTFQALERAWREATLPYHREHVMPYIYEEERSVHVSTLQSPSSIPSALPGYFRVLQIDHDPDYGFYRWTVDTPEDLRVVREIYAHFADRDSFSWLEVLEFVQRHPELTQINAAVQHKSVHDVDERISPSKRQN; the protein is encoded by the coding sequence ATGAAGAAGTCTGCTAATCCCGCTAAAACGATTGCCATCATTCAGGCTCGGCGCAGTTCTCGCCGTCTGCCCGATAAAGTGTTATTAGATATCGGCGGCAAGCCAATGCTTCAGCGGGTGGTCGAACGAACCCTTCAGGCTACCTGCCTGGACGAGGTCGTCGTTGCGACTAGTGTTGCGCCGGAAGATGAGGCAATTGTACAACTTTGCAAGCGGCTGGATGTCCCGGTCAGACAGGGTAGTGTTTTCGATGTGCTTGACCGCTATTATCAGACGGCGTTGGCGTTTGAGGCTGAGGTGGTTGTACGCATAACGGCGGATTGCCCGTTGATTGATCCGCGTTTGATTGATCAGGTTGTGCAGGCATTCTTCGATTGGGGAAGACCCTCATCTCCCGCCTCTCTGCCAGATGGAGAAGAGCGAGAAAATTCCCTATCTCTTCGGGAGAGCGAAAGAAGAAAAGAAGTCATTTCTGGTCAGAGAGAGGTCAGAGAACCCTTCTGGGATTTTGCTGCTAACCGCTTGCCACCTCCGTGGAGACGGACTTTTCCCATTGGTCTCGATGTCGAAGTGTGTACGTTTCAGGCGCTGGAACGCGCCTGGCGAGAAGCAACCCTGCCCTATCACCGTGAGCATGTGATGCCCTATATCTACGAAGAAGAACGCTCAGTGCATGTCTCCACGCTTCAATCTCCGTCTTCCATTCCCTCTGCATTGCCGGGATACTTTCGGGTTCTGCAAATCGATCACGACCCCGACTATGGCTTCTATCGCTGGACGGTGGATACCCCTGAGGATTTACGGGTGGTGCGGGAGATCTATGCTCACTTCGCCGATCGAGATTCGTTTTCCTGGTTAGAGGTGTTGGAGTTCGTTCAACGCCACCCTGAGCTTACTCAAATCAATGCTGCTGTTCAGCATAAGTCGGTTCATGATGTGGATGAGCGAATCAGTCCGTCAAAGAGGCAAAACTGA
- a CDS encoding 3-oxoacyl-[acyl-carrier protein] reductase, translating to MSVEDLFRLDGRVAVVTGGAGLLGAQFCRTLAEAGAAVVIADLNEQAARSIEQALSEDGLIVRAVAVDVTSAASVHEMVQTTLKLFARLDILVNSAALDPKFDPQHGGHEQGFEHYPLEAWNQALAVNLTGAFLCCQAVIPPMLEQGRGVIVNLASIYALTAPDQRLYQRPGKAVQYKPAYYPVTKAGVLALTAYLAAYYGEKNIRVNALSPGGVYNGHDEDFVRAYSARTMLGRMARKEDLNGALLFLASDASAYMTGANLVVDGGWSAW from the coding sequence ATGTCGGTTGAGGATCTCTTTAGACTGGATGGACGGGTAGCGGTTGTAACCGGCGGAGCGGGTTTGCTGGGCGCCCAATTCTGCCGCACCTTAGCCGAAGCTGGCGCCGCCGTAGTGATTGCCGATCTCAATGAGCAGGCAGCTCGCTCTATCGAGCAAGCGCTGAGCGAGGATGGCCTGATCGTGCGTGCGGTGGCAGTGGATGTCACTTCCGCTGCTTCGGTGCATGAAATGGTGCAAACCACCCTGAAACTCTTTGCCCGTCTCGATATTTTAGTGAACAGCGCGGCTCTGGATCCAAAATTTGACCCGCAGCACGGCGGTCATGAGCAGGGTTTCGAGCATTACCCATTAGAAGCCTGGAATCAGGCTCTGGCGGTCAACCTGACGGGAGCTTTTCTCTGCTGTCAGGCTGTCATCCCGCCGATGCTCGAACAGGGCAGGGGGGTGATTGTCAATCTCGCCTCGATTTACGCCCTAACCGCGCCAGATCAGCGCCTCTATCAACGGCCGGGCAAAGCGGTGCAATACAAGCCGGCCTACTATCCGGTCACCAAAGCAGGGGTTTTGGCTCTCACCGCCTATCTGGCAGCCTATTATGGGGAGAAAAATATCCGCGTCAACGCCCTGTCACCCGGTGGGGTTTATAATGGACATGACGAGGATTTCGTGCGCGCCTACTCCGCCCGCACCATGTTGGGACGCATGGCGCGCAAGGAGGACCTGAACGGAGCCTTGCTCTTTTTAGCCAGCGATGCTTCGGCTTATATGACGGGAGCAAATTTAGTCGTGGATGGTGGCTGGAGCGCATGGTAG
- a CDS encoding Glycosyltransferase — MPRILYFSRAYSPHDHRFLQAMAENGDTVWVIHLENRSQPLEDRPLPAGVERLHWLADKVNFGYGRLPLFLAAFRSLLERVKPEVVLAGPIQSCAFLVAASGFPRLVSMSWGYDLLIDARRNRWMAAITRFTLRRSAAFVGDCETIRRLAIEYGMNSERIVTFPWGVDLHHFSPDQRKAGQGEEFVFLSTRSWEPIYGVDGIARAFSEIAPRYPHAHLILLGNGSQAGTLRKIISKAGVLERVSMPGQIGFQALPRYYRLADVYVSASHSDGTSISMLEAMACGRAVIVSDLPGNREWITPGQQGWLFPDGDWQALADIMEQAIQRRDLLEKMGQAARRLVEERADWPRNFPKLYQAMAWAINPAR, encoded by the coding sequence TTGCCTCGCATTCTCTATTTTTCCCGCGCCTATTCTCCTCATGATCACCGTTTCCTGCAGGCGATGGCTGAGAACGGTGATACCGTCTGGGTGATTCATCTCGAAAACCGCTCTCAGCCGCTGGAAGACCGTCCTCTCCCTGCAGGTGTGGAACGGCTACACTGGCTGGCAGATAAAGTCAACTTTGGTTATGGGCGGCTACCGCTTTTCCTTGCTGCCTTTCGTTCCCTGCTGGAGCGAGTGAAACCAGAGGTGGTGTTAGCCGGCCCGATACAGAGTTGCGCTTTTCTGGTTGCAGCAAGCGGTTTTCCACGATTGGTGAGCATGTCCTGGGGGTATGACCTGTTGATCGATGCGCGCCGCAACCGCTGGATGGCTGCTATAACCCGCTTTACATTACGGCGGAGCGCTGCTTTCGTAGGCGATTGCGAGACGATCCGCCGGCTTGCCATTGAGTATGGGATGAACTCAGAGCGCATTGTGACCTTCCCGTGGGGGGTTGACTTGCACCATTTCTCACCCGATCAACGAAAAGCAGGGCAGGGAGAGGAGTTTGTTTTTCTCTCTACCCGCAGTTGGGAACCGATCTACGGTGTCGATGGGATTGCCCGAGCGTTTAGCGAGATTGCGCCTCGTTATCCGCATGCCCATCTGATTCTGCTTGGAAATGGTTCGCAGGCTGGCACCCTCCGAAAGATTATTTCCAAAGCAGGAGTGCTGGAGCGGGTATCCATGCCCGGACAGATCGGTTTTCAGGCGTTGCCACGCTATTATCGCCTCGCCGATGTTTATGTGAGCGCCTCTCACAGCGATGGCACTTCCATTTCCATGCTTGAGGCAATGGCATGTGGGCGAGCGGTCATCGTCTCAGATCTGCCAGGCAACCGCGAGTGGATAACTCCTGGTCAGCAAGGATGGTTGTTTCCCGATGGAGACTGGCAGGCTTTGGCAGATATTATGGAACAAGCCATTCAGAGAAGAGACCTGTTGGAAAAAATGGGACAGGCTGCGCGGCGGCTGGTCGAAGAGCGGGCTGATTGGCCGCGCAATTTTCCAAAATTGTACCAAGCCATGGCTTGGGCAATCAATCCCGCTAGATGA
- a CDS encoding Sulfate adenylyltransferase, protein MTKKTKANLITPYGGKLVNLVVSGEERQELIARSTRLPSVKISARALCDLELLATGAFSPLDRFMRKADYERVLTEMRLTDGTLFPIPVTLPVNEDELPTWGEAITLCDARNNTLAVMQIEEVYHWDPLREARLVLGTTDPRHPLVSEMVSWGKVYVSGELKVIDLPKYYDFIELRRTPAQVRQLLEEMGYSNVVAFQTRNPMHRIHEELTKRAAEEVNGSLLIHPVVGLTKPGDVDHYTRVRVYRALVENYYDPKRTVLSLLPLAMRMAGPKEALWHAIIRRNYGANYFIIGRDHAGPGNDSHGRPFYGPYEAQLMLEQYTEELGVKPVQFKELIYLPDEDRYEEVSKIPEGVRTLSISGTQVREEYLAKGKELPEWFTRKETAEILQQMYPPRHRQGVCIWFTGLSGAGKSTTAEILTSLLMERGRQVTLLDGDVVRTHLSKGLGFSREDRDTNILRIGFVAGEIARHGGTVICAAISPYRATREEVRKMVGDERFVEVFVDTPIEVCEARDVKGLYARARRGQITGFTGVDDPYEPPIDPEITLDTVNHTAEENARLIIEFLEQRGFLLPDGYNRTGNQTLEVGSDDHREVQARQQ, encoded by the coding sequence ATGACAAAAAAAACCAAAGCTAATCTCATCACTCCTTATGGAGGAAAACTGGTCAATCTGGTGGTCAGCGGCGAAGAACGCCAGGAGTTGATCGCCCGCTCGACTCGCCTGCCATCGGTGAAAATTTCTGCCCGTGCCCTGTGTGATCTGGAATTGCTGGCAACCGGAGCCTTCTCACCGCTGGATCGCTTTATGCGTAAGGCGGATTATGAGCGCGTCTTGACCGAGATGCGCCTGACCGATGGCACCCTTTTTCCCATCCCCGTCACCCTGCCGGTCAATGAAGACGAGTTACCGACCTGGGGTGAAGCGATCACTTTATGCGATGCTCGCAACAATACCTTGGCTGTGATGCAGATCGAAGAGGTTTATCATTGGGATCCCTTGCGCGAAGCCAGACTGGTTCTGGGCACCACCGATCCCCGCCATCCTCTGGTCTCTGAGATGGTCAGTTGGGGAAAGGTGTATGTCTCCGGTGAATTGAAGGTAATTGACCTGCCAAAATATTATGACTTTATCGAGTTGCGCCGCACGCCGGCTCAGGTGCGCCAGTTGTTGGAAGAAATGGGCTATTCCAATGTGGTCGCCTTCCAGACGCGCAACCCCATGCACCGCATCCACGAGGAGTTGACCAAGCGGGCCGCCGAAGAGGTCAACGGCAGTTTGTTGATCCATCCGGTGGTCGGTTTGACCAAACCCGGTGATGTCGATCACTATACTCGCGTGCGCGTTTACCGCGCTCTGGTGGAAAACTATTATGACCCCAAGCGCACGGTGTTGAGTTTGTTGCCGCTTGCCATGCGCATGGCTGGACCCAAAGAGGCGCTCTGGCATGCCATCATCCGCCGCAACTATGGGGCAAACTATTTCATCATCGGACGTGATCATGCTGGGCCTGGAAACGATAGTCATGGACGACCTTTCTATGGGCCTTACGAAGCCCAATTAATGCTGGAACAGTACACCGAGGAGTTGGGTGTTAAACCGGTCCAATTCAAAGAGTTAATCTACCTGCCGGATGAAGACCGCTATGAAGAAGTGAGCAAAATCCCTGAGGGGGTGCGCACGTTATCGATCTCCGGCACGCAGGTGCGCGAAGAATATCTGGCAAAAGGGAAAGAATTACCCGAATGGTTTACCCGCAAAGAAACGGCCGAGATTTTACAACAAATGTATCCTCCTCGCCATCGCCAGGGTGTCTGCATCTGGTTCACCGGCTTGAGCGGCGCCGGCAAGTCCACCACGGCTGAGATCTTGACCTCTCTGCTGATGGAGCGCGGCCGCCAGGTGACCCTCCTGGATGGCGATGTTGTACGCACCCATCTCTCCAAAGGGCTGGGCTTTTCCCGCGAAGACCGCGATACCAATATTTTGCGCATTGGTTTTGTGGCCGGCGAGATTGCCCGCCATGGAGGTACGGTGATCTGCGCTGCCATCAGCCCCTACCGGGCAACGCGCGAAGAAGTGCGTAAAATGGTCGGCGATGAACGCTTTGTCGAGGTTTTCGTGGATACGCCGATCGAGGTATGTGAAGCGCGCGATGTCAAAGGTCTCTATGCGCGTGCCCGGCGCGGTCAAATCACCGGCTTTACCGGTGTGGACGATCCCTACGAACCGCCAATTGACCCGGAGATCACCCTGGATACGGTCAATCACACCGCCGAAGAGAATGCCCGCCTGATCATTGAATTTTTGGAACAGCGCGGCTTCCTTCTGCCCGATGGGTATAACCGCACAGGAAACCAGACCCTGGAGGTCGGGTCGGATGACCACCGCGAGGTACAGGCCCGGCAACAATGA
- a CDS encoding putative Oxidoreductase: protein MTRFLIVGLGSIGRRHLRNLLALGQSDIVLCRSGKSNLPADELSSFPTETDLKTALIRYRPQAVIVSNPTALHLPVALEAAKAGCHLLIEKPVSHQMEGIEELQNIVEKEGVQVLVGYQFRFHPSIRYIRQILGEGSIGRPLWARAHWGEYLPDWHPWEDYRLGYSARKDLGGGVLLTLCHPFDYLLWLFGKPLGVLAYKGTLGELNIDVEDLAEVILQYNLPFVASVHLDYLQRPPSHSLSIGGTHGSIEWNYASGEVRIYRLDNQSSGKPSQPQIFSLPHAFERNEMFLAEMRHFLDVIEGKCAPICTLEEGIASLQIVLAAHQAAHEGRQVILSNAFTPS, encoded by the coding sequence ATGACCAGATTTCTGATTGTTGGGTTAGGCTCAATAGGACGGCGTCATTTACGCAATTTACTCGCTTTAGGACAAAGCGATATCGTGCTTTGTCGGAGTGGGAAAAGTAATTTACCCGCAGATGAACTGAGTTCTTTCCCTACGGAAACAGATCTCAAGACGGCTTTGATTCGGTATCGTCCTCAGGCGGTGATTGTCTCCAACCCTACTGCGCTTCATCTGCCGGTTGCTTTAGAAGCAGCTAAGGCAGGCTGTCACCTGTTGATTGAGAAGCCAGTTTCGCATCAGATGGAAGGCATAGAAGAACTACAAAACATTGTAGAAAAAGAGGGCGTTCAAGTTCTGGTGGGGTATCAGTTTCGTTTTCACCCTTCTATTCGGTACATCCGCCAGATTCTTGGAGAAGGGAGCATAGGGCGGCCTCTCTGGGCTCGAGCCCACTGGGGGGAATATCTGCCTGATTGGCACCCCTGGGAGGATTATCGACTCGGTTATAGCGCCCGTAAGGACTTGGGAGGAGGAGTCCTGCTCACGCTTTGTCATCCTTTCGATTATCTTCTATGGTTATTTGGAAAACCTCTCGGCGTCCTGGCTTATAAAGGCACCTTGGGTGAATTGAACATCGATGTCGAAGATCTGGCAGAAGTGATTTTGCAGTATAATCTTCCTTTCGTGGCTAGCGTTCATCTAGACTACCTGCAGCGTCCTCCCTCTCATTCTCTCTCCATCGGCGGGACGCACGGTAGCATCGAGTGGAATTACGCCAGTGGCGAGGTGCGAATTTATCGGCTGGACAACCAGAGTTCGGGAAAACCCTCTCAACCACAAATTTTCTCCTTGCCACATGCTTTCGAGCGCAATGAGATGTTTCTGGCGGAGATGCGCCATTTTCTTGATGTCATTGAGGGCAAATGTGCGCCAATCTGTACGCTAGAAGAGGGCATTGCCTCTTTGCAAATCGTCCTGGCTGCTCACCAGGCAGCTCACGAAGGGCGGCAAGTTATTCTTTCAAATGCCTTTACCCCCTCTTAG
- a CDS encoding N-acetylneuraminate synthase — protein sequence MDLKIGSHVIGDQHPTYFIADISANHDGDLGRAKMLIHLAKEAGADAAKFQNFRAPKIVSDYGFKAMGGQVSHQAKWHKSVFEVYQDASIPFEWTPILKEECDKVGIDYFSSPYDFEAIDMLDPYVPAYKVGSGDITWLEALERMASKGKPVILATGASDIGDVQRAVHTILKINPQLALMQCNTNYTGSLENFRHIHLRVLTTYRVMFPDLVLGLSDHTPGHATVLGAIALGARMIEKHFTDDNTRIGPDHPFSMTPQTWREMVDRARELEAALGSADKFVTDNERETVIIQRRCLRAARQINKGEVFTREMIDVLRPATPGAILPYELPQVIGKRARVDLPAGKELRWVDLGE from the coding sequence ATGGACTTAAAAATTGGCTCTCATGTCATTGGTGATCAACACCCCACTTATTTCATCGCCGACATTTCTGCCAATCACGATGGCGATCTGGGGCGTGCCAAAATGCTCATCCATTTAGCCAAAGAAGCTGGAGCGGATGCTGCCAAATTCCAAAATTTTCGCGCCCCGAAAATCGTTTCGGATTACGGCTTCAAAGCAATGGGAGGACAGGTCTCCCACCAGGCCAAATGGCATAAAAGTGTCTTTGAGGTTTATCAAGATGCTTCGATTCCCTTCGAATGGACACCCATTTTGAAGGAAGAATGCGATAAAGTTGGAATCGACTACTTTTCCTCGCCCTATGATTTTGAGGCCATTGACATGCTCGATCCTTACGTGCCGGCTTATAAAGTTGGTTCGGGGGACATCACCTGGTTGGAAGCTCTGGAGCGGATGGCGAGCAAGGGTAAGCCGGTCATCCTTGCGACCGGGGCTTCGGATATCGGGGATGTACAGCGTGCCGTGCATACCATTTTGAAGATCAACCCCCAACTGGCATTGATGCAGTGCAATACGAACTACACGGGCAGCCTGGAAAACTTCCGCCACATTCATTTGCGCGTGTTGACCACTTACCGGGTGATGTTTCCTGATCTGGTTTTGGGGTTGTCCGATCACACGCCGGGTCATGCCACAGTGCTGGGTGCGATTGCCTTGGGCGCCCGCATGATCGAAAAGCACTTTACCGATGACAATACCCGTATCGGCCCAGACCATCCCTTCTCGATGACGCCCCAGACCTGGCGTGAGATGGTCGATCGAGCGCGCGAGCTGGAAGCTGCCCTCGGCTCGGCGGATAAATTTGTCACTGACAACGAGCGTGAGACGGTGATTATCCAGCGGCGGTGTCTGCGTGCGGCACGTCAGATCAACAAAGGCGAAGTTTTTACCCGGGAAATGATCGATGTCCTTCGTCCGGCTACACCGGGAGCGATTTTACCCTATGAGCTACCGCAGGTGATCGGCAAGCGCGCCCGGGTTGATTTACCGGCTGGCAAAGAATTGCGCTGGGTCGATCTGGGAGAATAA
- a CDS encoding dTDP-4-dehydrorhamnose reductase: protein MVGLATAMRLLISGASGLLGLNVALEACGEHEVYGVVHRHRLHQAPFNVLQCDLSDDTARRQLLEQISPDWVIHCAALADLEVCEANPPLAKKLNSDLPAKLAEDVSKGGARLLHISTDAVFDGKRGDYTEDDVPHPLSVYAQTKLAGEQAVLAIDPKALVVRVNFYGWSLSGKRSLAEFFFNNLRAGKETLGFRDVFFCPLLANDLARILLTMLRLELSGVYHVVSPQSISKYQFGVELARAFDFDEKLIRPSSVSEAGLRAARSPNMTLSVAKLQKVFPQPLPDIHTGLQHFVALYREGYPERLRSMNPENLREP, encoded by the coding sequence TTGGTTGGGTTGGCAACCGCAATGCGACTCTTGATCAGCGGTGCCAGCGGCTTGTTGGGTCTCAATGTTGCCTTAGAAGCCTGTGGTGAGCATGAGGTCTATGGAGTTGTCCATCGTCACCGATTGCATCAGGCACCCTTCAACGTCTTACAGTGTGACCTGAGCGATGATACGGCTCGCCGGCAGCTTCTGGAGCAAATCTCACCCGACTGGGTGATCCATTGCGCTGCTCTGGCAGACCTGGAAGTCTGTGAGGCCAACCCGCCGCTGGCGAAAAAACTGAATAGCGATTTGCCTGCAAAGCTGGCAGAAGATGTCAGTAAGGGCGGAGCGCGCCTGTTGCACATCTCTACCGATGCAGTTTTCGACGGCAAGCGCGGCGATTACACTGAAGATGATGTGCCTCATCCCTTGAGCGTTTACGCTCAAACCAAGCTGGCTGGTGAACAGGCCGTTTTAGCTATCGATCCCAAAGCATTGGTCGTGCGGGTCAATTTTTACGGCTGGAGCTTGAGCGGCAAGCGCAGTTTAGCGGAGTTCTTTTTTAACAACCTCCGTGCCGGAAAAGAGACGTTGGGGTTTCGGGATGTGTTCTTTTGTCCCTTGCTGGCAAATGACCTGGCCCGAATTCTGCTCACCATGCTGCGGCTGGAGTTGAGCGGTGTTTATCATGTGGTTTCTCCGCAGTCAATCAGCAAATATCAGTTTGGGGTGGAACTGGCACGCGCTTTTGACTTCGATGAGAAGCTCATCCGCCCCAGCTCTGTTTCTGAAGCCGGCTTACGCGCTGCCCGTTCGCCGAATATGACCCTTTCGGTTGCCAAGTTGCAAAAAGTGTTTCCTCAACCGTTACCGGACATCCATACGGGTTTGCAACATTTTGTTGCTCTCTATCGCGAAGGTTATCCTGAGCGTCTGCGCTCGATGAACCCCGAGAATTTGCGTGAACCTTAA